One genomic region from Thermoplasmata archaeon encodes:
- a CDS encoding ATPase domain-containing protein, with translation GERVVLVTLDLHPSEIRARAKALHLDLDVYEGKTFAFVDCYSATASERPESLPGKKTFLVSSFSNLEGIGMAMSKAAQELGTPVRIYFYTISTLFLHNSTQAIAKFFQIVTSRAKMNMGFILYAVQEGVHEPMTMNLLRSLVDGVVEMRFTDAMDHEVRVHHMRGFQVDSAWHPFVQMPGGSGGL, from the coding sequence GGGGAGCGCGTGGTGCTCGTGACGCTGGACCTCCACCCCTCCGAGATCCGGGCGAGGGCCAAGGCGCTGCATCTCGACCTCGACGTATACGAGGGCAAGACGTTCGCGTTCGTGGATTGCTACAGCGCGACCGCATCCGAGCGCCCCGAGTCCCTGCCCGGGAAGAAGACGTTCCTCGTCTCGAGTTTCAGCAATCTGGAGGGGATCGGCATGGCCATGTCGAAAGCCGCCCAGGAGCTCGGCACCCCCGTGCGGATCTACTTCTACACGATCTCCACCCTCTTCCTCCACAACTCGACCCAGGCCATTGCGAAGTTCTTTCAAATCGTCACGAGCCGCGCGAAGATGAACATGGGGTTCATCCTGTACGCGGTCCAGGAGGGGGTCCACGAACCGATGACGATGAACCTTCTCCGGTCCCTCGTGGACGGCGTCGTCGAGATGCGCTTCACGGACGCCATGGACCACGAGGTACGGGTTCACCACATGCGGGGCTTCCAGGTGGACAGCGCCTGGCACCCCTTCGTCCAGATGCCCGGCGGCTCGGGAGGACTGTGA